The Alphaproteobacteria bacterium genome contains the following window.
ATTGCGCGCCATAATCGAGCAAAACCGCCGCGATATCGAGGTGGTGGCCGTTAATGGCCCTGCAGACGTGGGAGCGCATGTGCATTTGCTGAAATACGATTCAGTACATGGTGCATTTAATCGCCCGATTACGGTGGGTGAAATAGGCGAAGACGAAGATCGCTTAGACACAATTGATATGGGGCATGGCCCATTCCGCCTTTATCGCGAGCGTGATCCGTTGCGCTTGCCATGGAAAGCGCTGGATATTGATATTGTGCTGGAATGCACCGGAAAATACACGAAGCGCGCCGATGCCATGATGCATCTGGAAGCGGGTGCAAAAAAAGTGCTGATTTCTGCTCCTTCACCCGATGCCGATGCAACGATTGTATATGGTGTGAATAACGCTATGCTGAAATCTAACCATACCATTGTTTCGGTGGGGTCTTGCACCACTAATGGCCTTGCGCCTGTGGCCAAGGTCTTGCACGATATGCTGCGTATCGAAACCGGATTTATGACAACGATTCATTCGTTCACCGGCGATCAGCGTTTGCTGGATGGCAGCCATAAAGATTTGCGCCGCGCCCGTGCGGCAACCATGGCCATGGTGCCAACTTCTACCGGTGCAGCAAAAGCAATAGGTCTGGTAATGCCAGAGCTGGCTGGAAAGCTTTCGGGTACTGCTATTCGTGTGCCAACCCCAAATGTATCGCTGGTCGATCTGACTGTGCGTACCCGCAAAAATTCCTCGCCAGAAGATATTCATGACGCAATGCGCGAGGCATCGCAAGGGGCGCTGCAAGGGGTGCTGGGTATTTGCGACGAACCGCTGGTATCTACCGATTTTAATCATAGTAGCGAAAGCTCAATTTATGATGAAAGCGGAACATTTATTACCGATGGTAACTTCATACGCATTGCCGCATGGTATGACAATGAATGGGGCTTTTCATGCCGTATGCTGGATGTGGCACGTATGTTGGAAGAGCATTTGTAATGGCCGCATTGCATGTGAAGACGTTGGATAATCTTCAGGCATCTGGCAAAGTAGTGCTGGTGCGGGTTGACTTGAACGTGCCTATGGAACATGGGCGCGTGGCAGATTTAACCCGTATTCGTGTGTTGCTTCCTACCTTGACTGAGCTTGCTGATCAAGGCGCAAAGGTGGTGTTGCTTGCCCATTTTGATCGCCCACAAGGTAGGTATGTGCCTGCGCTTTCACTTTCGCCGCTGGTAGATGTGTTGCAAAATGAGCTGAATTGCTTTGGTGACAAGCCATACCCTGTAAAATTTGGGGTGGATTGTATTGGTAATGCAGCGCAACACGCGATAGATGCGATGGAGAATGGGGATATTCTCATGCTGGAAAACCTGCGTTTTCATAGCGGTGAAGAAGAAAATACCCCGCAATTTGCCAGCGATCTTGCAGCGCTGGGAGATGTGTTTGTAAATGATGCGTTTTCGGTATCGCACCGCGCCCATGCATCGGTAGTAGGCATTACAGAATATCTACCGGCCTATGCAGGGCGATTGCTGCAAAAAGAGGTGGAAGCATTTGATCGCCTACTCGAAAATCCGCAGCGCCCGTTAATGGCAGTGGTTGGTGGAGCAAAAATTTCTACCAAACTCGAAATTCTAGAGCATTTGTGCAGCAAAGTAGACACTTTGGTAATTGGCGGCGCTATGGCCAATACCTTCTTATTGGCGCAAGGAAAGGCTATTGGCACATCGCTGCATGAGCCAAATCTGGTGGAAACAGCAAAGCGTATTTTAGCGCATGCTAAAAAAGAAGGCTGTGCGATTATTTTGCCGCAAGATGTGGTGGTTACCCATAAATTCGCGCCATCAGCACCATGTGAAGTCGTATCTGTAGAGAACATGCCAAACGATAAAATGCAGCTTGATGTAGGCCCAGAAACAGTTCTGAGCGTGGCAACGCATATTCGCAACAGCAAGTCGCTTATTTGGAATGGCCCCATGGGTGCATTTGAAACCCGCCCATTCGATGCATCCACTACAGTGCTTGCGCGCATGGTGGCAGGACGTACCCATAGCGGAGAGTTGTTTAGCATGGCGGGCGGAGGTGACACCGTTTCAGCATTATCTCATGCAGGGTTGGAAGACTGTTTTTCGTATCTTTCAACCGCAGGCGGGGCATTTTTAGAGTGGATAGAAGGCAAGCAATTGCCTGGTATTGCCGCACTCGAAGCAGAGAATAGAAAATTTATGAAAACAGCAATAACCAATTAATTACACAAATCACTATGCATGAATATAAAGGAAAATGGGGATGAAGCTCTCACGTAAAGTAAAAAATATTATCACTAATTATGAAAGCGATAATTTGGGAACTAAGGCAAATTTGGCGCGTATGCTGATGCATGGAAAATTAGGCGGCACCGGTAAAATGATTATTCTTCCCGTGGATCAAGGGTTCGAGCATGGCCCCGCACGTAGCTTTGCTGTGAATCCGGATGCCTATGATCCTCATTATCATTTTCAACTCGCTGTAGATGCGGGACTTAACGCCTACGCAGCGCCGCTGGGTTGGCTTGAAGCAGGTGCAGACAGCTTTGTTGGCGAAGTGCCGACTATTTTGAAAATGAATAGCTCAAACTCGCTCATGCCCGGCAAAGGATATGATCAGGCAATTACCGGATCGGTAAAAGATGCGCTTCGCTTAGGCTGTTCGGCGGTAGGCTTTACTATTTACCCGGGGTCGGAAAATGCCTTCGCGATGATGGAAGAAATTCGCGCTATTGCAGAAGAAGCCAAAGCAGCGGGTCTGGCAGTGGTAATTTGGTCGTATCCCCGTGGTGGCAACCTGAGCAAAGAAGGCGAACTTGCACTGGATGTATGCGCCTATAGCGCCCATATGGCCGCCTTACTTGGCGCACATATTATTAAGGTAAAACTGCCAACCGAGTTTTTAGAACAGCCAGAAGCGAAAAAAGTTTATGAAACGCAAAAAGTGGACGGTAGCACGCTTGCTAAACGAGTAGAACATGTCGTGCAATCCTGCT
Protein-coding sequences here:
- a CDS encoding class I fructose-bisphosphate aldolase, which encodes MKLSRKVKNIITNYESDNLGTKANLARMLMHGKLGGTGKMIILPVDQGFEHGPARSFAVNPDAYDPHYHFQLAVDAGLNAYAAPLGWLEAGADSFVGEVPTILKMNSSNSLMPGKGYDQAITGSVKDALRLGCSAVGFTIYPGSENAFAMMEEIRAIAEEAKAAGLAVVIWSYPRGGNLSKEGELALDVCAYSAHMAALLGAHIIKVKLPTEFLEQPEAKKVYETQKVDGSTLAKRVEHVVQSCFNGRRIVVFSGGASKGADAVYDDARAIRDGGGNGSIIGRNTFQRPREDALDMLGKLVAIYKGQD
- a CDS encoding phosphoglycerate kinase, giving the protein MAALHVKTLDNLQASGKVVLVRVDLNVPMEHGRVADLTRIRVLLPTLTELADQGAKVVLLAHFDRPQGRYVPALSLSPLVDVLQNELNCFGDKPYPVKFGVDCIGNAAQHAIDAMENGDILMLENLRFHSGEEENTPQFASDLAALGDVFVNDAFSVSHRAHASVVGITEYLPAYAGRLLQKEVEAFDRLLENPQRPLMAVVGGAKISTKLEILEHLCSKVDTLVIGGAMANTFLLAQGKAIGTSLHEPNLVETAKRILAHAKKEGCAIILPQDVVVTHKFAPSAPCEVVSVENMPNDKMQLDVGPETVLSVATHIRNSKSLIWNGPMGAFETRPFDASTTVLARMVAGRTHSGELFSMAGGGDTVSALSHAGLEDCFSYLSTAGGAFLEWIEGKQLPGIAALEAENRKFMKTAITN
- the gap gene encoding type I glyceraldehyde-3-phosphate dehydrogenase, with the protein product MRAIIEQNRRDIEVVAVNGPADVGAHVHLLKYDSVHGAFNRPITVGEIGEDEDRLDTIDMGHGPFRLYRERDPLRLPWKALDIDIVLECTGKYTKRADAMMHLEAGAKKVLISAPSPDADATIVYGVNNAMLKSNHTIVSVGSCTTNGLAPVAKVLHDMLRIETGFMTTIHSFTGDQRLLDGSHKDLRRARAATMAMVPTSTGAAKAIGLVMPELAGKLSGTAIRVPTPNVSLVDLTVRTRKNSSPEDIHDAMREASQGALQGVLGICDEPLVSTDFNHSSESSIYDESGTFITDGNFIRIAAWYDNEWGFSCRMLDVARMLEEHL